Genomic segment of Arachis stenosperma cultivar V10309 chromosome 4, arast.V10309.gnm1.PFL2, whole genome shotgun sequence:
GGAGGAATTTGAAGCTGCCGACTTGTTCCAGGAGGAATTTGCAGCTGCTGCAGACTTGACTTGTGATGTATTTGCAGCTGCTGTGGACTTGTCTTGTGAAGAATTTGCAGCTGCGGCTGCTGCTTTAAGTAGATTCTTGTACCTCTTTTGCTTTGGCATATCTGCATAATGGatcaaatcaataattaataaatatagaataaaatgtGGTCAAAGCTTAGTAGTTCCATTAAATCTTGTCTCAATTTATGTAAAATTAGGCAGCCTTTAGATAAAACGAAGATATGAACCACGGGCAGTTGTTAGACTTAATAAACTTCTAACTCATTCTGTTAACATTTatgattattggctatgaaacaTTTCCATGCACAGATATGCTATTCAACAAATATATCAGCCCATAGTCAAAATGGACAAACAAAGAGTGGCTTTCAACAGTGAGGGCTACATATTGATGAGTTATCAAAAACACAGGTTAAGCCATACCAGATGATTACTGCATTGAATTCTTATAGTACAGAAATAAAATCTCTTCACACCCAGGCAGACAATTTTCTAGCAATCATAATCATATTTTATCTTCCTAACCccctcccccccccccaaaaaaaaaagaaaacacacacacacagagacaTATTCCTAGAATTGTATAAACAGATAGAGAATTGTATAAACCGAATGCCCTTTTTAAATAGATagacataaaaaaaaagaaatcttTGCTAGCAGTAACAAGAGCTGCTAACAGCCTAGCAAGCAGATAGAGAATTGTATAAACAGAATGCCCTTTTTAAAATGCTATTCGCCAGTCAAGATCAGTTACAGGTTTTAAATCACAAGATTTTCATTTCtgtcctttttattttttagataaaataatagttggaaataaaataattaataagtaTAGATAAAATGTGAATTATAACTAAATGAAAACTTAAATATAAATTTCATACCATAAATTAATTTAACCTACTAACTATTCCGACATGTGTTCGTCTTCTCCAATGTCATCATCTAGTAGTTCATCATCTACCTCATCTCTTAACAATGATAGATTATCACCATTTTCAAATAAAGAATCCAAGTTTTGCTCTAACCATGGCTCATTCTCGCATGCTTCATCATCTTCATTTCCCCCCATATCATATGAGTCTCTTGGCTTCAAATGCACGACAACACTCCAATCTTTATTCACTTCATCATTGACAAAATACACCATTCGAGCTTGTGAAGCTTCAATATATGGATCATCCTCCTCTCGGTCACCACTGTGTATTACTCGTGAAAAATTAACAGAAGTAAAACCCTAACTATCCTTTCTACAGCCCCATTCTCTAGTGGTGTCAGCCCATTTACATTTGAATAAAGTAACCTGAAATCTGCCATTGTAGTTTAGTTCTATAATATCTTCTAATTTGCCATAATATGACAAATCAGCATTCCTAACATTAGCATCACTAGCGCTAGCAACACAAGGAGTTGAAGACATTAAGAAAACTCCACTATTCTGGGTCTTTAACCCATTGTCTCGATTGGTAGTTCGAAAGGAGAACCCATTGATACTAAATGTAGAAAACCTCTTGGCATATCGTGATGGACCCCTTGCTAAGTATCTCAAATCATCATGCACAGTATTCATAACGTCTGGGTTCATAAGCTATTATGATAGAACAACATATTAGTTATTATATCCACAAATACTCCTCAATATTAGCAAAAAATGACACTTTTCTATTTACCTGCGTAGGAAACCAAGTAACAAAATCTTTATTGACTCTTTTTTCTATCTCTACATTTGATGGCCTTCTACCCTTAGATCGTCTTCGTACAAAATCTTTGAAGTCACTGTCAGATATGAAAGTTTAACTCTAACTAAACAACTattttcaagtaaataaaaaacatgTATGCAaatccttaagtacttactcaatGAACGGTTTGACATATGGACAATTTAGAACCACATAGCGATGTGCTTGTTTTTTTTCCATAGGTGACAACTCAAATACTGTGAAAGCTCCCTTAGAGTTACCCATTTGTGGAAAAAGCGAATCAACATGTTTATTGTAATTACCATCCGGACGGTCATCAACACGTGGTGGCCTATTAAATCTTGTCTCAATCCCTTCTAAGTATCGAGAGCAAAATGTAAGAGCTTCTTCAGCCACATATCCTTCAGCTATAGAACCTTTTGATTTAGCTTTGTTTCGTACATAGGACTTCAAATGTCCTAAATACCTAGTTTGTATAATTGGCTTTAGTAAGCAAGATATAACTAAGTGACAGGTTAAATGAACAATGATTGAAAAGAGATATTTACCTCTCAATAGGATACATCCACCTATAGTGTACTGGTCCTCCAAGTTTTGCTTCATCAACTAGATGACAGGTTAAATGAACCATGATTGTAAAGAAAGAAGGAGGGAACAACATTTCTAAATGACAAAGGGTAAGGATTATTCGAGGTTGGAGCTTCTCAAGTTCTGTAAGACTTAAGCTTTTAGAGCACAACTGTTGAAAGAATGAAGACAACTCTATTAGCACTGCAGTAACTTTATCTGGTAGCACATTACGTATGGCAATGGGTAATAGTTGCTGCATAAGGACGTGACAATCATGGCTCTTCAATCCAGAAAGCTTTCTTTGCTTCAGGTCAACATACCGTGAAATATTACTCGAGAGACCATCTGGTACTCTAATATTCTTTATAGTACGCAAGAATACATCTTTCATGGAATTTGACATTGTGAACAAAGATGGATGATATCTCCCATTTTCATCTGGCCATAAATCTTTCCTTATACCCATTTCTTTGAGATCCTTACGAGCTTTGAGATTATCCTTTGACCTTCCAGTCTCATTGAGCAAAGTGTATAACACATTGTCACAAACATTCTTTTCAATGTGCATGACATCTAGATTGTGGCGCAATAAGTTAGACTTCCAATAaggaagataaaaaaatatgcttTTCTTCCTCCATATCCCcgattcatcatcttctttaaCAACTTTTCGTCGAGTCCTCTTACCTTTACTTGCCTGTAGTTCCTTCCCAAATGAAACATTGATGCCTTCAAGTTGTTCCAATATTTCTGACCCTGTTAGTACTGCTGGGGGATCCCTCAACTCGATATTTCCATTAAATTTTGCACGACTTAGCCTAAACTTATGACCCCTTTCTAAGAAACGGCGATGTCCCGAAAAACGCCATTTTCCACCATgctttaatctatatgaatCAGTGTTGAAGTTACATGTAGGACAAGCATATTTACTGTGTACGTTCCACCCAGATAAGTTACCAAGGCCTGGAAAATCACTAATTGTCCACATTAATGCTGCTCGCAATGTAAACATTTCATTCTTGAACCTATC
This window contains:
- the LOC130974970 gene encoding uncharacterized protein LOC130974970 yields the protein MVTMLNDAFGVAGPDLNEDGDGDEDNIEDGDGDEDNIEDAENEEHNGENVEFYKLLEDGSEQLYEGCTKYSKLSFLISLYHIKCLYRISDNAMTEILKLIKDAFGNVKISNTFYEAKKTINKLGLNYTKIPACPNDCMLYWGEDEDLQECKRCKTSKWSDAKKKKPAKILRYFPLKPRLQRLFMCSKTAQSMRWHASAEKKDSKMRHPRDSEAWKTFDLLHDRFAEDPRNVRLGLAADGFNPFGAMRTNYSVWPVVLIPYNRPPWECMKPTSLILSMIIPGEKMPGNNIDVYLQPLIKELKELWHDGVQTLDRFKNEMFTLRAALMWTISDFPGLGNLSGWNVHSKYACPTCNFNTDSYRLKHGGKWRFSGHRRFLERGHKFRLSRAKFNGNIELRDPPAVLTGSEILEQLEGINVSFGKELQASKGKRTRRKVVKEDDESGIWRKKSIFFYLPYWKSNLLRHNLDVMHIEKNVCDNVLYTLLNETGRSKDNLKARKDLKEMGIRKDLWPDENGRYHPSLFTMSNSMKDVFLRTIKNIRVPDGLSSNISRYVDLKQRKLSGLKSHDCHVLMQQLLPIAIRNVLPDKVTAVLIELSSFFQQLCSKSLSLTELEKLQPRIILTLCHLEMLFPPSFFTIMVHLTCHLVDEAKLGGPVHYRWMYPIERYLGHLKSYVRNKAKSKGSIAEGYVAEEALTFCSRYLEGIETRFNRPPRVDDRPDGNYNKHVDSLFPQMGNSKGAFTVFELSPMEKKQAHRYVVLNCPYVKPFIDDFKDFVRRRSKGRRPSNVEIEKRVNKDFVTWFPTQLMNPDVMNTVHDDLRYLARGPSRYAKRFSTFSINGFSFRTTNRDNGLKTQNSGVFLMSSTPCVASASDANVRNADLSYYGKLEDIIELNYNGRFQEDDPYIEASQARMVYFVNDEVNKDWSVVVHLKPRDSYDMGGNEDDEACENEPWLEQNLDSLFENGDNLSLLRDEVDDELLDDDIGEDEHMSE